A window of Acropora muricata isolate sample 2 chromosome 3, ASM3666990v1, whole genome shotgun sequence contains these coding sequences:
- the LOC136911229 gene encoding carbonic anhydrase-like, whose amino-acid sequence MQMAKFLLVAFATAAVISITLGAKWSYNVGASDGPKNWNGTCASGQKQSPIDIMTNTTEYDTSLGGFTLLQYETKPSQKFTSSNNKHTLQVSLPSDYYKVSGGNLPGTFTTVQFHLHWGSDNTKGAEHGMNGMFYPAEIHFVSFNEKYLTIGESLNHWDGLAVLGVFLKVGAFNSHYDKFLMESMVPKEPDTDKTIPSFPLAPLLPADKAKYFRYNGSLTTPTCNEAVTWTVFNEAVEISQAQMNMLRSLKMDASNNIVNNYRPVLSLNDRTVKSSFVPTEVTADGVALKTSKVLLLPILLGVLFKL is encoded by the exons ATGCAGATGGCtaaatttttgcttgtggcaTTTGCAACTGCTGCTGTAATTTCCATTACACTCGGCGCAA AATGGAGTTACAATGTTGGTGCATCAGATG GACCCAAGAACTGGAATGGTACTTGCGCGTCCGGCCAGAAACAATCCCCTATAGACATCATGACTAACACAACAGAGTACGACACGTCTCTGGGAGGCTTCACCTTGTTACAGTATGAAACTAAACCCTCACAGAAATTCACGAGTTCCAACAACAAGCACACTCTCCAAGTTTCTTTGCCGTCAGATTATTATAAAGTGAGTGGAGGCAATTTGCCTGGCACTTTTACAACGGTACAGTTTCACCTTCACTGGGGTTCTGACAACACAAAGGGAGCTGAACATGGTATGAATGGGATGTTTTATCCTGCTGAG ATCCATTTTGTCAGCTTCAATGAAAAATACCTAACCATAGGCGAATCTTTGAACCATTGGGATGGTCTGGCTGTGCTTGGCGTTTTTCTTAAG GTTGGGGCTTTCAATTCTCACTATGATAAGTTTTTGATGGAAAGTATGGTACCAAAAGAACCAG acaCGGACAAAACCATTCCATCTTTCCCGCTGGCTCCTCTTCTACCCGCCGACAAAGCAAAATATTTCCGGTACAATGGCTCCCTTACCACCCCAACCTGCAACGAAGCAGTTACTTGGACAGTCTTCAACGAAGCTGTTGAAATATCGCAGGCCCAG ATGAACATGTTACGTAGCCTCAAAATGGATGCCTCCAATAATATAGTTAACAACTACCGACCAGTGCTATCGCTGAATGACCGAACAGTGAAGAGCAGTTTCGTGCCTACCGAAGTGACTGCCGACGGAGTCGCTCTGAAAACGTCCAAAGTCCTTTTGCTACCGATTCTGCTTGGAGTACTTTTCAAGCTATAG